Proteins encoded together in one Planctopirus ephydatiae window:
- a CDS encoding phosphatase domain-containing putative toxin, translating into MTNENTTLTETTPAASRLRFRWILILAMIVAIGVSGWVYRQHHRYKHVAIHDPGKVIRCGWVEADVMAELVQKHQVKTVLNLCRPGEMGQDRARQERMAVEAAGAKLIELSLPDIDDPSSSLIAPHIAILKDPANYPLIVHCQHGFNRTGRVLTMYDVMFRGKTGEEALSKMPLFGRHDYAPLEHAFARNFDVFYAAEKAKEVAGGKPDQSTPSLTTEHVETAVPAIEQTSFQEGTGQPSR; encoded by the coding sequence ATGACGAACGAGAACACGACTTTGACAGAAACGACCCCGGCCGCTTCGCGGCTGCGGTTTCGCTGGATTCTGATTCTGGCGATGATCGTGGCCATAGGTGTGAGCGGCTGGGTTTACCGCCAGCATCATCGCTACAAGCATGTGGCGATTCACGATCCTGGAAAAGTGATTCGCTGCGGCTGGGTGGAAGCCGATGTGATGGCTGAACTTGTTCAGAAGCATCAGGTGAAGACCGTGCTCAATCTTTGCCGCCCGGGAGAAATGGGCCAGGATCGCGCACGACAGGAGCGCATGGCTGTGGAAGCCGCCGGCGCCAAGCTGATTGAACTTTCACTTCCGGATATTGATGATCCATCGAGCTCTCTGATTGCGCCACATATTGCTATCCTAAAAGATCCTGCAAACTATCCGCTGATTGTCCATTGCCAGCATGGATTCAACCGGACGGGCCGCGTGTTAACGATGTACGACGTGATGTTCCGTGGAAAAACAGGTGAAGAAGCTCTGTCGAAGATGCCTCTTTTTGGGCGCCACGACTACGCACCCCTCGAGCATGCTTTCGCTCGAAACTTTGATGTCTTCTATGCTGCCGAAAAGGCCAAAGAAGTCGCTGGTGGAAAACCTGACCAGTCTACTCCCTCTTTAACGACTGAACATGTTGAGACGGCAGTCCCTGCAATTGAGCAGACCAGCTTCCAGGAGGGAACTGGCCAACCATCGCGTTGA